One region of Synechococcus elongatus PCC 11801 genomic DNA includes:
- a CDS encoding YbaB/EbfC family nucleoid-associated protein: MAGKGFGFSLGKMKELADAFKKAQQVQEGAKQVQEDLNNMEIEGQAQGGLVKVWVSGNQEPLRAEIAPEALNEGAEVLSELVATAMKDAYQKSTAAMKEKMEELTAGLGIPGL, from the coding sequence ATGGCGGGAAAAGGGTTCGGCTTCAGCCTCGGAAAAATGAAAGAGCTTGCTGATGCCTTCAAAAAAGCGCAGCAAGTGCAAGAAGGGGCCAAACAAGTTCAAGAAGACCTCAACAACATGGAAATCGAAGGCCAAGCCCAAGGTGGATTGGTCAAGGTTTGGGTCAGCGGCAACCAAGAACCGCTGCGGGCTGAAATTGCTCCTGAGGCTCTGAATGAAGGCGCGGAAGTGCTTTCTGAGCTGGTGGCAACGGCGATGAAAGACGCCTACCAAAAATCCACTGCCGCCATGAAAGAAAAGATGGAAGAGTTGACGGCTGGTTTGGGCATCCCCGGCCTCTAG
- a CDS encoding S-(hydroxymethyl)glutathione dehydrogenase/class III alcohol dehydrogenase: MKSRAAIAWAAGQPLTIEEVDVQAPQAGEVMVKLVATGVCHTDAFTLSGADPEGIFPCILGHEGAGVVVEVGEGVTSVAVGDHVIPLYTPECGECKFCKSGKTNLCQAIRATQGKGLMPDGSSRFSLNGQPIYHFMGTSTFSEYTVLPEIAIAKINPAAPLDKVCLLGCGITTGLGAVLNTAKVEPGSTVAVFGLGGVGLSVIQGAVLAKASRILAIDINPDKAEFAKQLGATDFINPKDYDRPIQEVIVELTDGGVDYSFEAIGNVNTMRAALESCHKGWGESTIIGVAGAGQEISTRPFQLVTGRVWRGSAFGGVKGRSQLPGYVDQYLNGQIKVDEFVTETRPLEEINEAFEDMHAGKVIRTVITF; the protein is encoded by the coding sequence ATGAAATCACGCGCTGCGATTGCTTGGGCTGCGGGTCAACCGCTGACGATTGAAGAGGTTGATGTCCAGGCACCGCAAGCTGGCGAAGTCATGGTCAAGTTAGTGGCAACAGGCGTTTGCCACACCGATGCCTTTACGCTGAGCGGCGCGGATCCTGAAGGAATTTTTCCCTGCATCCTCGGTCATGAAGGCGCAGGAGTGGTCGTTGAAGTCGGTGAGGGCGTCACTTCCGTCGCCGTGGGTGATCACGTCATTCCGCTCTACACGCCGGAATGTGGCGAGTGCAAATTCTGCAAATCGGGCAAAACCAATCTTTGCCAAGCAATTCGTGCAACCCAAGGCAAAGGCTTAATGCCAGACGGCAGCAGCCGGTTTAGCCTCAATGGCCAGCCGATTTATCACTTCATGGGCACGTCGACTTTCTCGGAGTACACGGTGCTGCCCGAGATCGCGATCGCAAAAATCAATCCGGCAGCCCCCCTCGACAAAGTCTGCTTACTGGGCTGCGGCATCACCACTGGCCTCGGCGCGGTTCTGAACACCGCTAAAGTCGAGCCAGGATCGACCGTCGCTGTCTTTGGGCTGGGTGGTGTCGGCCTCAGCGTCATCCAGGGGGCAGTGCTGGCCAAAGCAAGTCGGATTCTGGCGATCGATATCAACCCTGACAAAGCGGAGTTTGCCAAGCAGTTGGGTGCGACTGACTTCATTAATCCCAAAGACTACGATCGACCGATTCAAGAGGTGATTGTTGAGCTGACGGATGGCGGCGTCGACTACAGCTTCGAGGCGATCGGCAACGTCAACACGATGCGCGCTGCGTTGGAAAGCTGCCACAAAGGCTGGGGCGAATCAACGATCATCGGGGTGGCCGGTGCAGGTCAAGAAATTTCGACGCGTCCCTTCCAACTGGTGACTGGACGGGTGTGGCGCGGCAGTGCCTTCGGCGGCGTCAAAGGTCGCAGCCAACTACCGGGTTATGTCGATCAGTACCTCAACGGTCAAATCAAGGTCGATGAGTTCGTCACCGAAACGCGCCCCCTCGAGGAAATCAACGAAGCCTTCGAGGATATGCACGCTGGCAAAGTGATCCGCACCGTCATCACCTTTTAG
- the purB gene encoding adenylosuccinate lyase — MIERYTLPAMGSLWTDTYKLKTWLQVEIAVCEAQAELGYIPADAVETIKAKANFDPARVLEIEKEVRHDVIAFLTNVNEYVGDAGRYIHLGMTSSDVLDTGLALQMVASVDLLLAETENLIQAIRWQAQQHRETVMIGRSHGIHAEPITFGFKLAGWLAEMLRNRDRLVQARQSVAVGKISGAVGTYANIEPRVEALTCQKLGLEPDTASTQVISRDRHAEYVQVLALVAASLERFSVEIRNLQRSDVLEVEEFFAKGQKGSSAMPHKRNPIRSERVSGLARVVRGYAVAALENVALWHERDISHSSVERMMLPDCSATLHFMLVEMTELVKTLQVYPENMTRNLNRYGGVVFSQRVLLALVDKGLSREEAYRIVQSNAHSAWNREGGDFRALIEADPTVQAHLSAAEIEDCFAAQHHLRHLDDVYQRLNI; from the coding sequence CAGCCTTTGGACTGACACCTACAAGCTCAAAACCTGGCTGCAGGTTGAGATTGCCGTCTGTGAAGCCCAAGCAGAGCTTGGCTACATTCCAGCCGATGCAGTTGAAACGATCAAGGCGAAGGCCAACTTCGATCCGGCCCGAGTGCTCGAGATCGAGAAGGAAGTCCGTCACGACGTTATTGCTTTCCTGACCAACGTTAATGAATACGTTGGTGATGCAGGTCGCTACATCCACCTCGGCATGACCAGCTCGGATGTGCTGGATACAGGCCTAGCCCTGCAAATGGTGGCCAGTGTCGATCTGCTCTTGGCAGAAACCGAGAATTTAATTCAAGCAATTCGCTGGCAAGCCCAGCAGCATCGCGAAACCGTGATGATTGGCCGCTCCCACGGCATTCACGCTGAGCCGATCACCTTCGGCTTCAAGCTGGCGGGTTGGCTGGCAGAAATGCTGCGTAACCGCGATCGCTTGGTGCAAGCCCGCCAGTCCGTGGCAGTGGGCAAAATTTCGGGTGCTGTCGGCACCTATGCCAACATCGAGCCGCGCGTCGAAGCCCTGACCTGCCAAAAGCTGGGTCTGGAACCGGATACAGCCTCGACTCAGGTGATCAGCCGCGATCGCCATGCGGAATATGTCCAAGTCCTTGCCCTAGTTGCAGCGTCTCTTGAGCGCTTCTCCGTCGAGATCCGCAACCTACAGCGATCGGACGTACTGGAGGTTGAAGAATTTTTCGCCAAGGGTCAGAAAGGCTCCTCGGCAATGCCCCACAAGCGCAACCCGATTCGTTCAGAGCGGGTCAGCGGTTTGGCGCGGGTGGTTCGCGGCTATGCCGTGGCCGCGCTGGAAAACGTGGCACTCTGGCACGAGCGGGATATCTCCCACAGTTCTGTGGAGCGGATGATGCTGCCTGACTGCTCGGCTACCCTCCATTTCATGCTGGTGGAAATGACCGAGCTGGTGAAAACCCTGCAGGTCTATCCCGAAAACATGACCCGCAACCTCAATCGCTATGGCGGGGTGGTCTTCAGCCAGCGCGTGTTGTTGGCTTTGGTAGATAAAGGGCTGAGCCGCGAAGAAGCCTATCGGATTGTCCAAAGCAACGCCCACAGCGCTTGGAATCGGGAAGGTGGCGATTTCCGCGCCCTGATTGAAGCAGATCCGACCGTTCAGGCTCACCTCAGCGCTGCCGAGATTGAAGACTGCTTCGCAGCTCAACATCATCTCCGCCACTTGGATGATGTCTATCAGCGCCTCAATATTTAG
- a CDS encoding succinate dehydrogenase cytochrome b subunit gives MVLKLAAALSGLVLILFVGFHLATNLLLWRGADALDRAAIALHNQLWLPVAEVIVLGAIAVHFLTVLMLAWRNRQARGTQAYAQWQSKQTSWLQWAATSTVFSGSGLALFLMLHLRHFRWTPHDPGDTAALVIQTLHKPMLAIAYGLGATFLALHLSHGLRSLVRSLGLFYPKWAGVGQRLAIAIAIGLGLGFSSLSVLAIGLP, from the coding sequence ATGGTTTTAAAGTTGGCAGCAGCACTGAGTGGTCTTGTGCTGATTTTGTTTGTGGGCTTTCACTTAGCCACCAACCTCTTGCTGTGGCGGGGAGCCGATGCCCTCGATCGCGCGGCGATCGCACTCCACAACCAGCTCTGGCTCCCTGTAGCTGAAGTCATTGTGCTGGGGGCGATCGCCGTTCATTTTTTGACCGTGCTGATGCTGGCTTGGCGCAATCGGCAAGCGCGCGGCACTCAAGCCTATGCGCAATGGCAGAGTAAGCAAACTAGCTGGCTGCAGTGGGCTGCCACCTCTACGGTTTTTAGTGGGTCAGGGTTGGCGCTCTTTCTGATGCTTCATCTCCGCCACTTTCGCTGGACACCCCATGATCCAGGCGATACTGCTGCACTTGTCATCCAGACGTTGCACAAGCCGATGCTCGCGATTGCTTACGGTTTGGGCGCAACTTTTTTGGCACTGCACCTCAGTCATGGTCTCCGCAGCTTAGTCCGGAGCTTGGGGTTGTTCTACCCGAAGTGGGCAGGGGTGGGGCAACGCTTGGCCATTGCGATCGCGATCGGGCTGGGACTCGGCTTTAGCAGTCTCAGTGTTTTGGCGATTGGACTACCGTGA
- a CDS encoding DUF924 family protein, translating to MITADAAQALLDFWFGQPTDSDYGQPRSPWFQKSEAFDAEMRDRFLGLYEQVLAEGIDLEAIATPQQALALLLLFDQVPRNCFRDRPEAFATDELALAIANHCLAKGWDQQLIPVQRWFVYLPLEHSENLADQDRAVALFEALGDDPIHTGAIDYAHQHREIIVRFGRFPHRNAILDRPSTPEELAFLQQPGSRF from the coding sequence ATGATCACTGCTGACGCTGCACAAGCACTCCTCGATTTTTGGTTCGGCCAGCCCACCGATTCAGACTATGGGCAACCACGATCGCCGTGGTTCCAGAAGTCCGAGGCCTTTGATGCCGAGATGCGCGATCGCTTCTTGGGGCTATACGAGCAAGTCCTCGCAGAGGGAATTGATTTAGAGGCGATCGCCACACCGCAACAGGCACTGGCATTGCTGCTCTTATTTGATCAAGTGCCACGCAACTGTTTCCGCGATCGCCCTGAAGCCTTTGCCACTGATGAATTAGCACTAGCGATCGCCAACCACTGTCTAGCCAAAGGCTGGGATCAGCAACTGATACCAGTACAGCGTTGGTTTGTCTACTTGCCGCTAGAACACAGCGAAAATCTCGCTGATCAAGATCGGGCAGTTGCTTTGTTTGAAGCACTGGGCGATGACCCAATCCATACAGGTGCGATCGACTATGCCCATCAACACCGCGAGATTATTGTGCGGTTCGGCCGTTTTCCGCATCGCAACGCAATCCTAGACCGCCCTTCTACTCCAGAAGAGCTGGCTTTTCTGCAACAGCCGGGTTCACGCTTTTAA
- a CDS encoding DUF4079 domain-containing protein, with product MKFLDWWAILHPAIAVVVIYPILGVVLRQAWLTRQRRLSPSDAKSKIPVSVGQEHSQAGRWLTTGVVIVSLLGIGYPIFSKFVEVGAAEFTGGTARLVALILAWVGSLVAIATLFLIRPKTPRDLRLPRALFAILTGFGVVALGQQPEVFKRDYEALVSHYYYGIILVLLMIFALATLPEIQRFPRWRILHIVLNIAAAALFLGQGVTGARDLLEIPLSWQKPTIYQCDFQNLVCPGQPPT from the coding sequence ATGAAATTTTTAGATTGGTGGGCGATACTCCACCCTGCGATCGCTGTCGTTGTGATTTATCCGATTCTGGGGGTGGTGTTGCGGCAGGCCTGGCTGACACGTCAGCGCCGACTCAGCCCATCGGATGCGAAATCGAAAATTCCTGTCAGCGTTGGGCAAGAGCATAGTCAAGCAGGTCGCTGGCTGACAACAGGCGTCGTTATTGTCTCGCTCCTTGGCATTGGCTATCCAATTTTTTCGAAGTTTGTAGAAGTCGGTGCTGCCGAATTTACAGGTGGCACAGCGCGACTGGTGGCACTGATTCTCGCTTGGGTCGGCTCTTTGGTGGCGATCGCGACCCTCTTTTTGATCCGCCCCAAAACACCGCGCGATCTTCGTCTCCCCCGCGCTTTATTTGCCATCCTCACCGGTTTTGGGGTCGTCGCTTTAGGGCAACAACCTGAAGTCTTCAAACGGGACTATGAAGCGTTGGTTTCGCACTACTACTACGGCATCATTCTGGTGCTGTTGATGATCTTTGCTCTCGCAACCTTGCCTGAAATTCAACGCTTTCCTCGCTGGCGGATTTTGCATATCGTGCTGAATATTGCCGCTGCTGCCCTGTTTTTGGGTCAAGGAGTCACTGGCGCACGGGATCTGCTGGAAATTCCTCTGAGCTGGCAGAAACCCACGATCTATCAATGTGACTTCCAAAACCTCGTCTGCCCGGGTCAACCGCCAACTTGA
- a CDS encoding low molecular weight protein-tyrosine-phosphatase encodes MTVKVLFVCLGNICRSPSAENIMNHLLTEAGLDRVVRCDSAGTASYHVGNPPDRRMTAAAREQGIAMQGKARQFHRTDFEQFDLILAMDDENYEDILALDRAGEYRHKVRRMCEFCREFSDREVPDPYYGGPEGFRYVINLLLDACSGLLDHLQQEGLIQARR; translated from the coding sequence ATGACTGTCAAAGTGCTGTTCGTTTGCTTGGGCAACATCTGCCGATCGCCGTCGGCAGAAAACATCATGAATCACTTGCTGACCGAAGCAGGACTCGATCGCGTCGTGCGCTGCGACTCTGCTGGCACTGCCAGTTATCACGTCGGCAATCCGCCCGATCGCCGTATGACGGCTGCTGCTCGGGAGCAAGGCATCGCGATGCAGGGCAAAGCCCGCCAGTTTCATCGCACGGATTTTGAGCAGTTTGACCTGATTTTGGCGATGGATGACGAGAACTACGAAGATATTTTGGCCCTCGATCGCGCGGGTGAGTATCGCCACAAAGTGCGGCGCATGTGCGAGTTCTGCCGCGAATTTAGCGATCGTGAGGTTCCTGATCCCTACTACGGTGGACCTGAAGGATTTCGTTATGTAATTAATCTGCTGCTCGATGCCTGCAGCGGACTGCTCGACCACTTACAACAGGAGGGACTGATTCAAGCCCGCCGCTGA
- a CDS encoding glycosyltransferase family 2 protein, which produces MTRPISRQPSLPPLAALWHWLLQNRQIPTFFALGVLLSLLTLQVAWVLGEPRINQFFQTLDRWQQRPPAWLQTPMEGLWAWSWPCLLLVLLWVITRLWKRPSFWPRLVVVGILALLTVRYLLWRSLSTLNVSTPLNGSLSLMLYGMELLLLVTGLIQLLLSVAARDRQAQADQYAVVVQQGHYQPHVDILVPTYNEPVSLLRRTLVGCLALNYPAKTVYVLDDGDRPEVAALARQLGCRYQTRCDREGAKAGNLNAALPNCQGELIAVFDSDFIPQKTFLVRTVGFFQDPRVGLVQTPQSFYNPDPIAYNLDLAAEIPPEDEIFYRHVQPMRDGVGSVVCVGTSFVVRRQALEAIGGFVTESLSEDYFTGIRIAASGYQLIYLNEKLSQGLAPESLAAYAKQRLRWARGTLQAFFIQANPLTIAGLNPLQRLGHLEGLLHWFSSLPRILFLVMPLGYGIGIMPVKATGPELLYFLLPIYLGHLTVFNWLNRRSRSALLSEIYSLVLAVPLAVTSLQALIQPFRCQFSVTPKGLRQDRFFFNWALAWPLLILFAATWVSVGLNLRQFWLLSQQADGAQMRGLGLGLWWAGYNLVLLAVALLALWDAPRDGREAMITHPLTLDLQTDSGEVLTVRSQAQSEAVIRLESKLVLPEGSLTLTRLGNQMFSVPIQRCDRDAQGTWLWLTPQTADQNRLIEAIYCHATEYRRWESPGERRSLFLILKTLLWPPILRSRQRPAQLGRLLVEAPQRF; this is translated from the coding sequence ATGACAAGGCCAATCAGCAGGCAACCGTCCCTGCCCCCGCTGGCCGCTCTTTGGCACTGGCTTCTCCAAAACCGACAGATCCCTACCTTCTTTGCGCTTGGGGTACTGCTGTCGCTGCTCACCCTACAAGTCGCTTGGGTACTGGGTGAACCACGGATCAATCAGTTTTTTCAAACTCTCGATCGCTGGCAGCAGCGTCCTCCTGCTTGGTTGCAAACGCCAATGGAAGGGCTCTGGGCTTGGAGTTGGCCCTGTTTACTCTTAGTTCTCCTCTGGGTCATTACCCGCCTTTGGAAGCGGCCGAGTTTTTGGCCCCGGCTCGTTGTGGTCGGTATTCTGGCGCTACTGACGGTGCGCTACCTGCTGTGGCGATCGCTGTCGACGCTCAACGTCTCGACGCCCTTGAATGGCAGTTTGAGCTTAATGCTCTACGGCATGGAACTGCTGTTGCTGGTTACTGGTCTCATCCAGCTGCTGCTTAGTGTGGCTGCCCGCGATCGCCAAGCGCAAGCCGATCAGTATGCAGTAGTGGTTCAGCAAGGGCACTATCAACCCCATGTCGATATCTTGGTGCCCACCTACAACGAGCCGGTTAGCTTGCTGCGGCGGACCCTCGTGGGTTGTTTGGCGCTGAATTACCCAGCCAAGACAGTCTATGTACTAGACGATGGCGATCGGCCCGAAGTAGCGGCTCTTGCGCGGCAATTAGGCTGTCGCTATCAGACGCGCTGCGATCGCGAGGGTGCGAAAGCCGGCAATCTCAACGCTGCCTTACCGAATTGCCAAGGCGAACTGATCGCAGTGTTTGATTCGGACTTCATTCCCCAAAAGACTTTTCTGGTGAGAACTGTCGGATTCTTTCAAGACCCACGCGTTGGGTTGGTGCAAACACCTCAAAGTTTTTATAACCCTGACCCGATCGCCTACAACCTCGATTTGGCAGCAGAGATTCCGCCTGAAGATGAAATCTTTTATCGGCATGTTCAGCCAATGCGGGATGGTGTCGGCAGTGTCGTCTGCGTTGGGACATCTTTTGTGGTGCGGAGACAAGCCCTCGAAGCAATCGGTGGCTTTGTCACTGAGTCCCTCTCGGAAGACTATTTCACCGGTATCCGTATCGCAGCATCGGGCTACCAGCTGATTTATCTCAATGAAAAGCTCAGTCAGGGTCTGGCTCCCGAAAGCTTAGCGGCCTACGCCAAACAGCGCCTGCGTTGGGCGCGCGGCACTCTGCAGGCATTTTTCATCCAAGCCAACCCGCTGACCATTGCTGGTTTGAACCCGCTCCAGCGGCTCGGGCATTTAGAAGGACTTCTGCATTGGTTCTCCAGCCTGCCGCGCATCCTGTTTCTGGTAATGCCGCTGGGGTATGGCATTGGGATCATGCCGGTGAAGGCCACGGGGCCGGAACTGCTCTACTTTTTACTCCCCATCTATCTCGGACATCTGACGGTCTTCAACTGGTTGAACCGGCGATCGCGATCGGCTCTACTCTCTGAAATTTATTCCCTCGTCTTAGCGGTACCACTGGCAGTCACTAGCTTGCAGGCGCTCATCCAGCCTTTTCGGTGTCAGTTTTCTGTGACACCTAAGGGATTGCGTCAGGATCGTTTCTTCTTTAATTGGGCTTTAGCTTGGCCCTTGCTAATTCTGTTCGCGGCTACTTGGGTCAGTGTAGGGCTGAATTTGCGGCAATTTTGGCTGCTGAGTCAGCAGGCTGATGGCGCCCAGATGCGGGGCTTGGGGCTCGGTCTCTGGTGGGCGGGCTACAACTTGGTTTTGCTGGCCGTTGCTCTGCTAGCCCTTTGGGATGCTCCACGCGATGGTCGCGAAGCGATGATTACTCACCCTCTAACTTTGGATCTGCAAACCGATTCAGGGGAGGTGCTGACGGTGCGCAGTCAAGCACAAAGTGAGGCAGTCATTCGCCTTGAGAGCAAGCTGGTTCTACCCGAAGGATCTCTAACCTTGACTCGCTTGGGGAATCAGATGTTCTCCGTTCCGATTCAGCGCTGCGATCGCGATGCCCAAGGGACTTGGCTGTGGCTCACCCCTCAGACTGCTGATCAAAACCGGCTGATTGAAGCCATCTACTGTCATGCAACTGAGTATCGTCGCTGGGAAAGTCCGGGTG
- the fghA gene encoding S-formylglutathione hydrolase, with product MELLSSHRSFGGWQQRYRVQSTALNSETTFSVYLPPQAEQGSVPVLYWLSGLTCTDENFVTKAGSQRGAAELGLAIVAPDTSPRGSDVADDAGWDLGQGAGFYVDATQDPWRSHYQMATYVRDELPALIAAEFPAINGDRAGIFGHSMGGHGALTLALNNPDRYRSVSAFAPIAVPSQCPWGEKALTTYLGSDRRTWLTYDACECLKTSAWDRPILVDQGEADEFLAGQLLPQNLEQAAQAAGKALTLRYQPGYNHSYFFIASFIDDHLHFHAEQL from the coding sequence ATGGAACTGCTTTCTTCGCACCGTAGCTTTGGCGGCTGGCAGCAGCGCTACCGTGTTCAATCAACGGCGCTCAACAGTGAGACGACATTCTCGGTCTACCTGCCACCGCAGGCTGAGCAGGGTTCAGTGCCGGTACTCTACTGGCTTTCGGGCTTGACCTGCACGGATGAAAACTTCGTTACCAAAGCAGGATCACAGCGCGGTGCGGCGGAACTAGGATTAGCGATCGTGGCACCGGATACCAGTCCACGGGGATCGGATGTGGCTGATGATGCAGGCTGGGATCTTGGTCAAGGCGCGGGCTTTTATGTCGATGCGACCCAAGATCCTTGGCGATCGCACTACCAAATGGCGACCTACGTTCGTGATGAGTTGCCCGCTTTGATCGCTGCTGAGTTTCCCGCGATTAATGGCGATCGCGCAGGTATTTTTGGTCATTCAATGGGCGGTCACGGTGCGTTAACTCTGGCGCTGAACAATCCCGATCGCTATCGATCGGTGTCAGCGTTTGCGCCGATCGCTGTACCCAGCCAATGTCCTTGGGGTGAAAAAGCCCTGACGACCTATTTGGGGAGCGATCGCAGAACATGGCTGACCTACGATGCCTGCGAATGCCTGAAAACCAGTGCTTGGGATCGACCCATCCTCGTCGACCAGGGCGAAGCTGATGAGTTTCTGGCAGGTCAACTATTGCCGCAGAACCTAGAGCAAGCTGCTCAAGCAGCAGGTAAAGCACTCACCCTGCGCTACCAACCGGGCTATAACCACAGCTACTTTTTCATCGCCAGCTTCATCGACGATCACCTCCACTTCCACGCAGAGCAGTTGTAG